One window of the Quadrisphaera setariae genome contains the following:
- the purU gene encoding formyltetrahydrofolate deformylase has protein sequence MTTTDAAPTAAPARTSTAVLSLVCPQQPGIVNAVTSFLYQQGHDIVEHQQFDDALSGRLYSRTAFSSIDGGVDVAQLQAAFAPIAQKYGMDVTFSGGERQRVLVMVSKMGHCLNDLIFRWRSDTLAGDLVAVVSNHEDLRPMAEAAGLPFHHVPITAATKPEAEARLLELVDEHEADLVVLARYMQVLSDDACRKLRGRAINIHHSFLPGFKGAKPYHQAFDRGVKLVGATAHYVTPDLDEGPIIEQEVIRIDHTHDPAALATVGRDAEALALSRAVKWHCQQRVLLNGHRTVVFR, from the coding sequence GTGACCACCACCGACGCTGCGCCCACCGCGGCCCCCGCACGGACCAGCACCGCCGTCCTGTCGCTGGTCTGCCCCCAGCAGCCCGGCATCGTGAACGCGGTGACGTCCTTCCTGTACCAGCAGGGGCACGACATCGTGGAGCACCAGCAGTTCGACGACGCCCTGTCCGGCAGGCTCTACTCGCGCACGGCGTTCTCCAGCATCGACGGCGGCGTGGACGTCGCCCAGCTCCAGGCGGCGTTCGCCCCCATCGCGCAGAAGTACGGCATGGACGTGACGTTCAGCGGTGGCGAGCGCCAGCGGGTGCTCGTCATGGTCTCGAAGATGGGGCACTGCCTGAACGACCTCATCTTCCGGTGGCGCTCGGACACCCTCGCCGGCGACCTCGTCGCCGTGGTCTCCAACCACGAGGACCTGCGCCCGATGGCGGAGGCCGCCGGGCTGCCGTTCCACCACGTGCCGATCACCGCCGCCACCAAGCCGGAGGCCGAGGCGCGGCTGCTGGAGCTGGTGGACGAGCACGAGGCCGACCTCGTGGTGCTGGCCCGCTACATGCAGGTGCTCTCCGACGACGCCTGCCGCAAGCTCCGCGGGCGGGCCATCAACATCCACCACTCGTTCCTTCCGGGCTTCAAGGGCGCCAAGCCCTACCACCAGGCGTTCGACCGGGGGGTGAAGCTCGTGGGCGCCACGGCCCACTACGTGACCCCCGACCTCGACGAGGGCCCGATCATCGAGCAGGAGGTCATCCGCATCGACCACACGCACGACCCGGCGGCGCTGGCCACCGTCGGCCGCGACGCCGAGGCCCTGGCGCTGTCGCGCGCGGTGAAGTGGCACTGCCAGCAGCGCGTGCTGCTCAACGGCCACCGCACCGTCGTCTTCCGCTGA
- a CDS encoding L-serine ammonia-lyase → MSLSVFDLFKIGIGPSSSHTVGPMKAAWTFVERLRSSGLLAGTARVRCELFGSLGATGHGHGSLGAVVLGLSGEQPHLVDPVAAAPLVQRAREEGVLRLGGEGGPVLPFDVDEDVVLHRRKRLEFHSNGMVFRALGADGQVLEERHYYSVGGGFVLDEDEAGQPQLVPDSTPVAHPFTTGLELLEITERTGLRISDVMMANELAWRTEAQVREGLLHIWSVMQECVAHGTKTTGVLPGGLRVRRRAAALKARLELEADERDPLRALEWVTLYALAVNEENAAGGRVVTAPTNGAAGIIPAVLHYYERFVEGADDDGVVRFLLTAGAIGMLFKLNASISGAEVGCQGEVGSACSMAAAGLAEVIGGNPLQVENAAEIGIEHNLGLTCDPVGGLVQIPCIERNAVGSVKAITAARMAVRGDGAHHVPLDKAIKTMRETGADMKDKYKETARGGLALNIVEC, encoded by the coding sequence GTGAGCCTGTCGGTCTTCGACCTCTTCAAGATCGGCATCGGGCCCTCCAGCTCGCACACCGTCGGCCCCATGAAGGCCGCCTGGACGTTCGTGGAGCGCCTGCGCTCGTCCGGTCTCCTCGCCGGGACCGCCCGGGTGCGCTGCGAGCTCTTCGGCTCCCTCGGCGCCACCGGCCACGGCCACGGGAGCCTGGGCGCGGTCGTGCTGGGCCTGTCGGGGGAGCAGCCCCACCTCGTCGACCCCGTCGCCGCGGCACCCCTGGTGCAGCGGGCGCGGGAGGAGGGGGTGCTCCGCCTCGGCGGCGAGGGCGGGCCCGTCCTGCCCTTCGACGTCGACGAGGACGTGGTCCTCCACCGCCGCAAGCGGCTGGAGTTCCACAGCAACGGCATGGTCTTCCGCGCCCTCGGCGCCGACGGCCAGGTGCTCGAGGAGCGGCACTACTACTCGGTGGGCGGCGGCTTCGTCCTCGACGAGGACGAAGCGGGCCAGCCGCAGCTGGTCCCCGACTCCACCCCGGTGGCCCACCCCTTCACCACCGGCCTGGAGCTGCTGGAGATCACCGAGCGGACCGGGTTGCGCATCAGCGACGTCATGATGGCCAACGAGCTGGCGTGGCGCACCGAGGCGCAGGTCCGCGAGGGTCTGCTGCACATCTGGTCGGTGATGCAGGAGTGCGTGGCGCACGGCACCAAGACCACCGGCGTGCTGCCGGGCGGCCTCAGGGTGCGCCGCCGCGCCGCGGCCCTCAAGGCCCGCCTGGAGCTGGAGGCCGACGAGCGCGACCCGCTGCGCGCCCTGGAGTGGGTCACGCTGTACGCCCTGGCGGTCAACGAGGAGAACGCCGCGGGCGGGCGCGTGGTCACGGCCCCCACCAACGGTGCCGCGGGGATCATCCCGGCGGTCCTGCACTACTACGAGCGGTTCGTGGAGGGCGCTGACGACGACGGCGTGGTGCGCTTCCTGCTCACCGCCGGCGCCATCGGCATGCTCTTCAAGCTCAACGCCTCCATCAGCGGTGCCGAGGTCGGCTGCCAGGGCGAGGTCGGCTCGGCCTGCTCGATGGCGGCCGCGGGGCTCGCCGAGGTGATCGGCGGGAACCCGCTGCAGGTGGAGAACGCCGCTGAGATCGGCATCGAGCACAACCTCGGGCTGACCTGCGACCCCGTCGGCGGGCTCGTGCAGATCCCGTGCATCGAGCGCAACGCCGTCGGCTCCGTGAAGGCCATCACCGCGGCCCGCATGGCGGTCCGCGGCGACGGGGCGCACCACGTGCCCCTGGACAAGGCCATCAAGACGATGCGCGAGACCGGCGCGGACATGAAGGACAAGTACAAGGAGACCGCACGAGGCGGTCTCGCGCTCAACATCGTCGAGTGCTGA
- a CDS encoding sarcosine oxidase subunit beta family protein, which produces MTTVDAFSTDPDDAVPHTPAAAAAGRLNGTPPRTPGADLPEHPDALWKNPEPKKAYDVVIVGGGGHGLATAHYLVKNHGITNIAVLEKGWLAGGNMARNTTLIRSNYLWDESAAIYEHSLKLWEGLEEDLGYPILFSQRGVLNLAHTLQDVRDSVRRVEANVLNGVDAEWVEPDEVRKICPIVNTSTDIRYPVLGATYQPRAGIAKHDYVGWGFARRIDEAGVDIIQNCEVTGFVRDGNRITGVRTTRGDIACGKVALAAAGSTSVLTDMLGLRVPIQSHPLQALVSELLEPVHPTIVMSNAVHVYVSQAHKGELVMGAGVDAYNGYGQRGAFHIIERQMAAAVELFPVFARAHLLRTWGGIVDTTPDASPIVGRTPYDNVFLNCGWGTGGFKATPGLGWVFADTIANDEPHPYAAPFSLDRFVTGRLVDEHGAAAVAH; this is translated from the coding sequence ATGACCACCGTCGACGCCTTCTCGACCGATCCGGACGACGCCGTCCCCCACACCCCCGCGGCTGCCGCCGCGGGCCGGCTCAACGGCACCCCTCCCCGCACCCCGGGCGCGGACCTGCCGGAGCACCCCGACGCGCTGTGGAAGAACCCCGAGCCGAAGAAGGCCTACGACGTCGTCATCGTCGGCGGCGGCGGCCACGGCCTCGCGACGGCGCACTACCTGGTGAAGAACCACGGCATCACGAACATCGCGGTGCTGGAGAAGGGGTGGCTCGCGGGCGGCAACATGGCCCGCAACACCACCCTCATCCGCTCCAACTACCTGTGGGACGAGAGCGCCGCCATCTACGAGCACTCCCTCAAGCTGTGGGAGGGGCTCGAGGAGGACCTGGGCTACCCGATCCTCTTCAGCCAGCGCGGCGTGCTGAACCTCGCGCACACGCTGCAGGACGTGCGCGACAGCGTGCGCCGCGTGGAGGCGAACGTCCTCAACGGCGTCGACGCCGAGTGGGTCGAGCCCGACGAGGTCCGCAAGATCTGCCCGATCGTCAACACCTCCACCGACATCCGCTACCCGGTGCTGGGCGCCACGTACCAGCCGCGCGCGGGCATCGCCAAGCACGACTACGTGGGCTGGGGGTTCGCCCGGCGCATCGACGAGGCCGGCGTCGACATCATCCAGAACTGCGAGGTCACCGGCTTCGTGCGCGACGGCAACCGCATCACCGGGGTGCGCACCACCCGCGGCGACATCGCCTGCGGCAAGGTCGCGCTGGCCGCCGCCGGCAGCACCTCGGTGCTCACCGACATGCTGGGCCTGCGCGTGCCGATCCAGTCCCACCCGCTGCAGGCGCTCGTCTCCGAGCTCCTCGAGCCGGTGCACCCCACCATCGTGATGTCCAACGCCGTGCACGTGTACGTCTCCCAGGCGCACAAGGGCGAGCTGGTCATGGGCGCCGGCGTCGACGCGTACAACGGCTACGGGCAGCGCGGCGCCTTCCACATCATCGAGCGGCAGATGGCCGCCGCGGTGGAGCTGTTCCCCGTCTTCGCGCGGGCGCACCTCCTGCGCACCTGGGGCGGCATCGTGGACACCACCCCCGACGCCTCGCCCATCGTCGGACGCACCCCGTACGACAACGTCTTCCTCAACTGCGGGTGGGGCACCGGCGGCTTCAAGGCCACCCCGGGCCTGGGCTGGGTGTTCGCGGACACGATCGCCAACGACGAGCCGCACCCCTACGCCGCGCCGTTCTCCCTCGACAGGTTCGTCACCGGACGCCTCGTCGACGAGCACGGCGCCGCCGCCGTGGCCCACTGA
- a CDS encoding GcvT family protein has protein sequence MTSSPRVVIIGAGIVGANLADELTERGWTDITVLDQGPLPLAGGSTSHAPGLVFQTNSSQTMARLAAYTVEKLKSLDVDGAWCFNQVGGLEVATTPERLAELERRRGWTRSWGISDARVLSPAECAALHPLVDPEQVLGGLHVPSDGLAKAHRAVIALMARASARGAVFRGQTEVLGVEQSGGRVTGVTTQDGVVPADVVVSCAGFWGPKVGAMVGMDVPLLPLAHQYAKTGQVRELVGRNTELAEAGLPILRHQDADLYFREHGDRIGIGSYAHRPMPVRLDSLDSSDEVSASSMPSMLPFTEEDFAPAFEDAKVLLPALAEAKVEEGFNGVFSFTPDGGSLVGESKEVAGFFVAEAVWVTHSAGVAKAVAQLLVDGRSEYDLHALDVHRFEEVQLDEAYVSETSQQNFREIYDILHPLQPKESPRNLRVSPFHARQVELGAVFLEAAGWERPHWYEANAGLVEQLPAEWTPPARDAWAAKFHSPIAAAEAWKTRTAVAMYDMTALKRIEVSGPGALELLERMSTGKMDKSVGAVTYTLWLDEAGGIRSDVTVARLGDQLFQVGANGNQDVAHLLDEVRRAGLQDRVQVRDTTGETCCIGLWGPNARTLVERLSTDDFSNEGLKYFRGTRARIAGVPVTALRLSYVGELGWEIYTTADNGQRLWDALFAAGQDLGVIAAGRAAFNSLRLEKGYRSWGSDMTTEHDPYEAGLGFAVRSATGTFTGSEAIAGRSEGTASRRLACLTVDDGTSVVLGHEPVLVDGEPVGYVTSAAFGHTVGRPIAYAWLPASAASVGSRVEIEYFGEPVAATVAAEPLVDPEMARIRR, from the coding sequence ATGACCTCCTCACCCCGAGTGGTGATCATCGGTGCCGGCATCGTCGGGGCCAACCTCGCCGACGAGCTCACCGAGCGCGGCTGGACCGACATCACCGTGCTCGACCAGGGGCCCCTGCCCCTGGCGGGCGGGTCGACCTCGCACGCCCCAGGGCTGGTCTTCCAGACCAACTCCTCCCAGACCATGGCCCGCCTGGCGGCCTACACGGTCGAGAAGCTGAAGTCCCTGGACGTCGACGGCGCGTGGTGCTTCAACCAGGTCGGCGGCCTGGAGGTGGCCACCACCCCCGAGCGCCTCGCGGAGCTGGAGCGCCGGCGCGGCTGGACCCGGTCCTGGGGCATCTCCGACGCGCGGGTCCTCTCGCCCGCCGAGTGCGCGGCCCTCCACCCCCTGGTCGACCCCGAGCAGGTGCTCGGCGGGCTGCACGTGCCCAGCGACGGCCTGGCGAAGGCGCACCGCGCGGTCATCGCGCTGATGGCGCGGGCCTCGGCCCGCGGCGCGGTGTTCCGCGGGCAGACCGAGGTGCTGGGCGTGGAGCAGTCCGGCGGCCGGGTCACCGGGGTGACGACGCAGGACGGCGTGGTCCCCGCCGACGTCGTCGTCTCCTGCGCCGGCTTCTGGGGCCCGAAGGTGGGCGCCATGGTGGGCATGGACGTGCCGCTGCTGCCCCTGGCCCACCAGTACGCCAAGACCGGCCAGGTGCGCGAGCTCGTGGGCCGCAACACCGAGCTGGCCGAGGCCGGCCTGCCGATCCTGCGCCACCAGGACGCCGACCTGTACTTCCGCGAGCACGGCGACCGGATCGGCATCGGCTCCTACGCGCACCGCCCGATGCCGGTGCGGCTGGACTCCCTCGACTCCTCCGACGAGGTCTCGGCGTCCTCGATGCCGTCGATGCTGCCCTTCACCGAGGAGGACTTCGCCCCCGCCTTCGAGGACGCCAAGGTGCTCCTGCCGGCGCTGGCCGAGGCGAAGGTCGAGGAGGGCTTCAACGGCGTCTTCTCCTTCACCCCCGACGGCGGCTCGCTGGTGGGGGAGAGCAAGGAGGTGGCGGGCTTCTTCGTGGCCGAGGCCGTGTGGGTGACCCACTCCGCCGGCGTGGCGAAGGCCGTGGCGCAGCTCCTGGTCGACGGGCGCTCGGAGTACGACCTCCACGCCCTCGACGTGCACCGCTTCGAGGAGGTGCAGCTCGACGAGGCCTACGTCAGCGAGACCTCCCAGCAGAACTTCCGCGAGATCTACGACATCCTCCACCCGCTGCAGCCCAAGGAGTCTCCGCGGAACCTGCGGGTCAGCCCCTTCCACGCCCGCCAGGTGGAGCTGGGCGCGGTCTTCCTCGAGGCCGCCGGGTGGGAGCGCCCGCACTGGTACGAGGCCAACGCCGGCCTCGTCGAGCAGCTGCCCGCCGAGTGGACCCCGCCGGCGCGCGACGCGTGGGCCGCGAAGTTCCACTCGCCCATCGCCGCAGCCGAGGCGTGGAAGACCCGCACCGCCGTCGCGATGTACGACATGACCGCGCTCAAGCGCATCGAGGTCTCCGGGCCCGGTGCCCTGGAGCTCCTCGAGCGCATGAGCACCGGCAAGATGGACAAGTCCGTCGGGGCGGTGACCTACACGCTGTGGCTCGACGAGGCCGGCGGCATCCGCAGCGACGTCACGGTGGCGCGCCTGGGAGACCAGCTCTTCCAGGTGGGCGCCAACGGCAACCAGGACGTCGCGCACCTGCTCGACGAGGTCCGGCGGGCCGGTCTGCAGGACAGGGTCCAGGTCCGTGACACCACGGGGGAGACCTGCTGCATCGGCCTGTGGGGCCCGAACGCCCGCACGCTGGTGGAGCGCCTGTCCACCGACGACTTCAGCAACGAGGGCCTGAAGTACTTCCGCGGCACCCGCGCCCGCATCGCCGGCGTGCCGGTGACGGCGCTGCGCCTGTCGTACGTGGGAGAGCTCGGCTGGGAGATCTACACGACGGCGGACAACGGCCAGCGGCTGTGGGACGCCCTGTTCGCCGCGGGCCAGGACCTCGGCGTCATCGCCGCCGGGCGCGCGGCCTTCAACAGCCTCCGGCTGGAGAAGGGCTACCGCTCCTGGGGTTCCGACATGACCACCGAGCACGACCCGTACGAGGCCGGCCTCGGCTTCGCCGTCCGCTCGGCCACCGGCACCTTCACCGGCAGCGAGGCCATCGCCGGCCGCAGCGAGGGCACCGCCTCGCGCCGTCTCGCGTGCCTGACCGTCGACGACGGCACCTCGGTGGTGCTCGGGCACGAGCCGGTGCTCGTGGACGGCGAGCCGGTCGGCTACGTGACCAGCGCGGCCTTCGGCCACACGGTCGGTCGTCCGATCGCCTACGCCTGGCTGCCCGCCTCGGCGGCGTCCGTCGGGAGCAGGGTCGAGATCGAGTACTTCGGCGAGCCGGTGGCCGCCACCGTGGCCGCCGAGCCGCTCGTCGATCCCGAGATGGCGCGGATCCGGCGGTGA
- a CDS encoding sarcosine oxidase subunit gamma encodes MADTLVPLPRTHPLDVRPDLTGATAGAVRVEQVSAMVQVRAALPGPAADAVAQVLGVPLPARPGTWVPTPAGGRVVWLGPDEWLVTDPAAPSWDLESRLRSAAAPAGGAAVDVSAQRVVLRLSGPHARDLLAAGCAVDTHPSVFTSGSAAQTLLGQAGVVLLALSDDGRDYEVLVRSSFARYLADWLADAATEHRTTGA; translated from the coding sequence ATGGCTGACACGCTGGTGCCCCTGCCCCGCACCCACCCGCTGGACGTCCGTCCGGACCTGACCGGGGCCACCGCCGGCGCGGTGCGCGTCGAGCAGGTCTCGGCCATGGTCCAGGTCCGGGCCGCGCTGCCCGGCCCGGCGGCCGACGCCGTCGCCCAGGTGCTCGGCGTGCCGCTGCCCGCCCGGCCGGGCACCTGGGTGCCCACGCCGGCCGGCGGCCGCGTCGTGTGGCTCGGTCCCGACGAGTGGCTGGTGACCGACCCGGCGGCTCCCTCGTGGGACCTGGAGTCGCGGCTGCGCTCCGCAGCCGCCCCGGCCGGCGGGGCCGCGGTGGACGTGTCGGCGCAGCGCGTGGTGCTCCGCCTGAGCGGTCCGCACGCCCGCGACCTGCTCGCCGCCGGCTGCGCCGTCGACACCCACCCCTCGGTGTTCACCAGCGGGTCGGCGGCGCAGACGCTGCTCGGCCAGGCCGGCGTCGTCCTGCTGGCCCTGTCCGACGACGGACGCGACTACGAGGTGCTGGTGCGGTCGTCCTTCGCGCGCTACCTCGCCGACTGGCTCGCCGACGCCGCCACCGAGCACCGCACCACCGGCGCCTGA
- a CDS encoding sarcosine oxidase subunit delta → MQMIQCPWCGPREEVEFHYGGQAHVPYPSEPAALSDEEWAQYLFFRDNTRGLFAERWSHSAGCRKWFNAVRDTVTYRFHATYRPDEPRPVTA, encoded by the coding sequence GTGCAGATGATCCAGTGCCCGTGGTGCGGGCCCCGCGAGGAGGTCGAGTTCCACTACGGGGGCCAGGCCCACGTGCCCTACCCCTCCGAGCCGGCGGCCCTGTCCGACGAGGAGTGGGCCCAGTACCTGTTCTTCCGCGACAACACCCGCGGCCTGTTCGCCGAGCGCTGGTCGCACAGCGCCGGCTGCCGCAAGTGGTTCAACGCCGTGCGCGACACCGTCACGTACCGCTTCCACGCCACCTACCGCCCCGACGAGCCCCGGCCGGTGACCGCATGA
- a CDS encoding glycine cleavage T C-terminal barrel domain-containing protein, producing MSETTSTTAAAAQARGSFRTPTGGRVDRTSPVAFTFAGVEHTGYRGDTLASALLADGVHQIGTSIKLGRPRGVGAAWAEDPSSLVQVEEPFPDPMLLASTVEVFDGLVADGVPGQGRLADIADSARYDSRHLHVDLLVVGAGPAGLQAALTAARSGARVALLDEQAEAGGSLLGSDDVLDGRPALEWVADAVAELAAAPEVVHLQRTTVFGVYDDGFALAVERRTDHLGGAAPEGTSRQRVWRVRARRTVVAAGAHERPVVFTDNDRPGTMLAGSARTYLHRYGVLAGSRAVVFTTNDSAYRSAVDLADAGVTVAAVVDTRDVAPAHWAAELERRGVPLRTGSAVVGTRGVERVSAALVAPYDRAGLAAGARSGSGVEPEALECDLLLVSGGWNPAVHLHSQARGKLAFDAGLGAFLPAERLEDLLVAGSAAGTFDLQTCLRQGGASAATALSELGLDVTAVPVPSAGERSAVASSTAPDLVWVVPDPSGDSSRQFVDVQRDATVADVERALGAGLRSPEHVKRYTTIGTAHDQGKTSGVVTSGIIAELLGSAPDAVGTTTFRPPYTPVAFATLAGRDRGQLFDPVRTTSVHDWHVQAGAVWEDVGQWKRPRHYPLAGEDMETAVLRECAAARAGVGILDGSTLGKIDVQGPDAGELLDRLYTNLMSSLAVGKVRYGVMCGADGMVIDDGTVLRVAEDRFLVMTTTGGAAKVLDWMEEWHQTEWPELRVHLASVTEQWAAFPVVGPRSRDVIGAVFSDVDASNDAFGFMTWQDTTLDGVPVRLARISFSGELAWEVHVDSRYGLAVWERLVEAGRPYGITPYGTETMHVLRAEKGYPIIGQDTDGTVTPQDLGMAWVVSKKKPDFVGKRSFARADNQREDRKQLVGLLPVDRTTVLPEGSQIVEHSESGELPPPPVPMLGHVTSSYRSAHLERPFALALLKGGRAREGQLVHVPVGGRLVAAEVTGPVLVDPEGARRDG from the coding sequence ATGAGCGAGACGACCTCCACCACCGCGGCCGCCGCGCAGGCGCGCGGGTCCTTCCGCACCCCGACCGGGGGCCGCGTGGACCGCACCAGCCCGGTCGCGTTCACCTTCGCCGGCGTGGAGCACACCGGCTACCGCGGCGACACCCTCGCCTCGGCCCTGCTCGCCGACGGCGTGCACCAGATCGGCACCAGCATCAAGCTCGGCCGCCCCCGCGGCGTGGGCGCGGCCTGGGCCGAGGACCCGAGCAGCCTGGTCCAGGTGGAGGAGCCCTTCCCGGACCCGATGCTGCTGGCCAGCACCGTCGAGGTCTTCGACGGCCTCGTGGCCGACGGCGTCCCCGGCCAGGGCCGGCTCGCCGACATCGCCGACTCCGCCCGCTACGACTCCCGCCACCTCCACGTCGACCTGCTCGTCGTCGGCGCCGGCCCCGCGGGCCTGCAGGCGGCGCTGACCGCTGCCCGCTCCGGCGCCCGCGTGGCGCTGCTCGACGAGCAGGCCGAGGCCGGCGGTTCGCTGCTCGGCTCCGACGACGTGCTCGACGGCCGTCCGGCCCTGGAGTGGGTGGCGGACGCCGTGGCCGAGCTCGCGGCCGCCCCCGAGGTCGTGCACCTGCAGCGCACCACGGTCTTCGGCGTCTACGACGACGGCTTCGCGCTCGCCGTCGAGCGCCGGACCGACCACCTCGGCGGCGCCGCTCCCGAGGGGACCTCGCGCCAGCGCGTGTGGCGCGTCCGCGCCCGCCGCACGGTGGTCGCAGCCGGCGCCCACGAGCGTCCCGTCGTCTTCACCGACAACGACCGCCCCGGCACCATGCTCGCCGGCTCGGCGCGGACCTACCTGCACCGCTACGGCGTGCTCGCCGGCTCCCGCGCGGTGGTGTTCACCACCAACGACAGCGCCTACCGCAGCGCCGTCGACCTCGCCGACGCGGGCGTGACCGTGGCCGCCGTCGTCGACACCCGCGACGTCGCTCCCGCCCACTGGGCCGCGGAGCTGGAGCGCCGCGGCGTGCCGCTGCGCACCGGGAGCGCCGTCGTCGGCACCCGCGGTGTCGAGCGCGTCTCGGCCGCCCTGGTGGCCCCGTACGACCGCGCCGGCCTCGCCGCCGGCGCCCGCTCCGGCTCGGGCGTGGAGCCCGAGGCGCTCGAGTGCGACCTGCTGCTCGTCAGCGGCGGTTGGAACCCGGCGGTGCACCTGCACAGCCAGGCGCGCGGGAAGCTCGCCTTCGACGCCGGTCTGGGGGCCTTCCTGCCGGCCGAGCGCCTGGAGGACCTGCTGGTCGCGGGCTCGGCCGCCGGCACCTTCGACCTGCAGACCTGCCTGCGCCAGGGCGGCGCCTCCGCCGCGACGGCGCTGTCGGAGCTGGGCCTCGACGTCACCGCGGTCCCGGTGCCCTCGGCCGGTGAGCGGTCGGCGGTCGCCTCGTCGACCGCTCCCGACCTCGTCTGGGTGGTCCCGGACCCGTCCGGCGACAGCAGCCGGCAGTTCGTCGACGTGCAGCGCGACGCCACCGTGGCCGACGTCGAGCGGGCGCTCGGTGCTGGCCTGCGCTCCCCGGAGCACGTCAAGCGGTACACGACCATCGGCACCGCCCACGACCAGGGCAAGACCTCCGGCGTCGTCACGTCGGGGATCATCGCCGAGCTGCTGGGCTCCGCCCCGGACGCCGTGGGCACCACGACGTTCCGGCCCCCGTACACGCCGGTCGCCTTCGCGACGCTCGCCGGACGCGACCGCGGCCAGCTGTTCGACCCGGTCCGCACCACCTCCGTGCACGACTGGCACGTCCAGGCCGGAGCGGTGTGGGAGGACGTCGGCCAGTGGAAGCGCCCGCGCCACTACCCGCTCGCGGGTGAGGACATGGAGACCGCGGTGCTGCGCGAGTGCGCCGCCGCCCGCGCTGGCGTCGGCATCCTCGACGGCTCAACCCTCGGCAAGATCGACGTCCAGGGCCCTGACGCCGGTGAGCTGCTCGACAGGCTCTACACCAACCTCATGAGCAGCCTCGCCGTCGGCAAGGTCCGCTACGGGGTCATGTGCGGCGCCGACGGCATGGTCATCGACGACGGCACCGTGCTCCGCGTCGCCGAGGACCGCTTCCTCGTCATGACGACGACGGGTGGTGCCGCCAAGGTCCTCGACTGGATGGAGGAGTGGCACCAGACCGAGTGGCCCGAGCTGCGGGTGCACCTCGCCTCGGTGACCGAGCAGTGGGCGGCCTTCCCGGTGGTCGGCCCCCGCTCGCGCGACGTCATCGGCGCTGTCTTCAGCGACGTCGATGCCAGCAACGACGCCTTCGGCTTCATGACCTGGCAGGACACCACCCTCGACGGCGTGCCGGTCCGCCTGGCGCGCATCAGCTTCTCCGGGGAGCTCGCCTGGGAGGTCCACGTCGACTCCCGCTACGGCCTGGCGGTCTGGGAGCGGCTGGTGGAGGCCGGACGCCCCTACGGCATCACCCCCTACGGCACCGAGACCATGCACGTGCTGCGAGCTGAGAAGGGCTACCCGATCATCGGGCAGGACACCGACGGCACGGTCACCCCGCAGGACCTCGGCATGGCCTGGGTGGTGTCCAAGAAGAAGCCGGACTTCGTGGGCAAGCGCTCCTTCGCCCGCGCCGACAACCAGCGCGAGGACCGCAAGCAGCTCGTCGGGCTGCTGCCCGTCGACCGCACCACCGTGCTGCCGGAGGGCTCGCAGATCGTCGAGCACTCCGAGAGCGGTGAGCTGCCGCCCCCGCCCGTCCCGATGCTCGGGCACGTCACCTCCAGCTACCGCAGCGCGCACCTCGAGCGCCCGTTCGCCCTGGCTCTGCTCAAGGGCGGCCGCGCCCGCGAGGGCCAGCTGGTCCACGTGCCCGTCGGGGGCCGCCTCGTCGCCGCAGAGGTGACCGGTCCCGTCCTGGTCGACCCCGAAGGAGCCCGCCGCGATGGCTGA